The window GGGTGGCCATGCCGCCGCCCAGCTCGACGATGTCGCGGGTGTGGTAGCGCTCGTGCATGGAGCCGGCCAGGAAGAACAGCATCCCGGTGATGACGCCGTGGGCGACCATGCCGAACACGGCGGCGTTGATCCCGGTCGGGGTGAGGGTGGCGATGCCCAGCATGACGAAGCCCATATGGCCGACCGAGGAGAAGGCGATCAGCCGCTTGACGTCCCGCTGGGCCAGGCAGCACAGGGCGCCGTAGATGATGGCGATCGCACCGAGCACCCCGATCGCCGGGGCCCAGGTCCGGGCGGCCTCGGGCAGGATCGGCAGGGCGATGCGCACGAACCCGTAGGTGCCCATCTTCAGCAGGATCCCGGCCAGCAGCACCGACCCGACCGTTGGGGCCTCGGTGTGGGCGTCGGGCAGCCAGGTGTGCAGCGGCCACACCGGCACCTTGACGGCGAAGCCGAGGGCGACGGCGGCGAACACGATCGTCCCGAAGGTCCCGCCGAAGCGGGCCGCCCCCAGCTCCTGGAGGGCGAGGATGTCGAAGGTGCGGCCGGCGGCCTCGGGGCTGGAGCGGAGCCACAGGGCCAGGAACCCCAGCAGCATGACCACCGACCCGATGAGGGTGTAGAGGATGAACTTGATCGAGGCGTACTCGCGCCTGGCCCCGCCCCAGACGGCGATCAGGAAGTACATGGGGATCAGGACCGTCTCCCAGAAGACGAAGAACAGCACCAGGTCGAGGGCGGCGAAGGTGCCGTTCATGCCCGTCTCGAGCAGCAGCAGCAGGGCCAGGAAGGCCTTGGGGTTGCGCGGCTCGGGCAGGATCCGCCACGAGTAGACGACGCACAGCAGGCTGAGCAGCAGCGACAGCACCAGCAGGGGCAGGGCGATGCCGTCGACGCCGACGTGGTAGCCGGCCCCGATCGCCGGGATCCAGTCCCGGGACACCTCGAACTGCATGGCCGCCCCCGCCTCGTAGTCGAAGCGGGCCAGCATGCCCACCCCGACGAGCAGGGCGAGTGCGGAGAAGCTGAGCGCCGCCCCCCGGATCAGGCCGTCCCGCTCCCGGGGGAGCACGGCGACGGCGACCGCGCCGAGCAGGGGAAGGAACACGGCCAGGGTCAGGGCCGAGTCGTCGAACCAGTCCATGCCGAGCACGCCTCCTTCCGGCTAGCCGCCGATCACCTGGGTCACCACCACGGCCAGGCCGATCACGCCGAGGAACAGCGCGGCCGCGTACCACTGGGCCTGCCCGGACTGTACATAGCGGAGGCCACGGGCGAGCCGTCTCGTCCCCAGCCCCGCCCCGTTGACCACGCCGTCGACCACCCGCTGGTCGAACCAGTAGGTGGCGGGGGCCAGGGCGCCGGCCACCGCCCGGACGACGCCCTGCTCGTACAGGTCGTCGAGGAAGTACTTGCGCTGCAGGGTCTTCCACACGACCGGGACCCGCTCCAGGTACTCGTGCTCGGGCAGGCCGCGCCGGTACAGGAGGGTCCCGAGGGCCAGACCGGCCAGGCCGACCACGGTGGTGGTCACGATCAGGCCGAGGTTGAGGGTCGCCGGCCCGTGGGCGGGCAGGGCCTCGGTCTGGATCCAGGTGGCGATCGAGTTGTCGCCAAGGCCCACGAACCCGGCCAGGGCGGCCCCGACGGCGAGCACGACCAGCGGGAACAGCATGGCCGCGTCGGCCTCGTGCGGGCGGCCCTGCCCGCGGTAGGCGGCCCCGAAGGTCAGCCACAGCATCCGGCCCACGTACAGGGCCGTGATGAAGGCGGTGACCATGCCGGTGACGAACACGATCTGGGCCACGCCCTGGCTGGTCGCGGCCTCCCCGGCGCCGGCGAAGCCGGCGTTCCAGGCGTCGGTGAGGATCTCGTCCTTGGACCAGAACCCGGCCAGGGGCGCGATCCCGGTGAGGGCCAGGGCCCCGACCAGGAAGGTCGCGAAGGTGACGGGCATCGCCCTGGCCAGGCCGCCCATCTCGCTCATGTTGTTGGAGTGGACGGCGTGGATGATCGCGCCGGCGGCCAGGAACAGCAGGGCCTTGAAGAAGGCGTGGGTGAACAGGTGGAAGATCCCGGCCGAGTACCCGCCGACGCTGAGGGCGGCCATCATGTAGGCCAGCTGGGAGACGGTCGAGTAGGCCAGCACCCGCTTGATGTCGTCCTGGACCAGGGCCAGCAGGGCCGCGATCAGCATGGTGATGCTGGCCAGGATGCCGATCTCGTTCAGCACCGACCCGGAGGCCTCGAACACCGGGTACATGCGGGCGACCAGGAACACCCCGGCCGCGACCATGGTGGCGGCGTGGATCAGGGCCGACACCGGGGTCGGGCCGGCCATGGCGTCGGGCAGCCAGGTGTGGAGCGGGAACTGGCCCGACTTGCCGATGGCCCCGCAGAACAGCAGGGCCGCGCCCAGGGTGACGGTGGCGCTGGAGATCTCGCCCGTCTCGACGCCCTCGATGATCCGCTCGATCTCGAAGCTGCGGGCCGCCCAGGCGAACACGAAGATGCCGGCCATGAAGCCGAGGTCGCCGACCCTGGTGGTGAGGAACGCCTTGACCGCGGCCCGGGCGTTGGCCACGTCCTCCCAGTAGTGCCCGATCAGGAAGTACGAGCAGACGCCCATGATCTCCCAGCCGAACAGCATCAGCAGCAGGTTGTCGGCCAGGACGACGATCAGCATGCCGGCGGTGAACAGCGACAGGTTGGCGAAGAACAGGGTGTAGCGCTCGTCGCCGCGCATGTAGGAGATCGAGTAGATCTGGACGAACAGCGACACGGTGGTGACCACCACCATCATGACCGCGGCCAGGCCGTCGACGGTCATGCCGATGGGCAGGTCGAAGCCGGCCCCGATGGGCGCCCACTCGTAGCTGACGTGGTAGGCGTCGGCCCCGCCGATCACCCCGAACAGGATGGCCAGGCTGATCACCCAGCCGATGGCCACGGCGAGGATGCCGATCGCCGCCCCGCCGCCGGGGAGGCGCTTGCCCAGCAGCAGGAGGACCGCCCAGGCGACCAGGGGCAGGGCGGGCACGAGCCAGGCCAGCTTCTCCACCTACGCTCTCCTCTCAGGTCACCAGCGCAGCAGGTCGACCTCGTCGATGTTGACCGTCTCCCGGTTGCGGAAGATCAGCAGCACGATGGCCAGGCCGATGCCGACCTCGGCGGCGGCCACGGCGATCACGAACAGCGCGAACACCTGGCCGGAGACGAGCTGGTCGCGCAGGTAGGCGTTGAACGCGACCAGGTTGACGTTGACCGCGTTCAGCATCAGCTCGATGCTCATCAGCACCATCACCGCGTTGCGGCGGGCCAGCACGCCGTACACCCCGGCGCTGAACAGGAAGGCGGCGAACACCAGCGGGTACATCAGCGGCATTGCTGGCTCTCCTCGGTTGTCAGTCGCGGCGGGCGAGGACGATGGCGCCGACCAGGGCGGCCAGCAGCAGGACGCTGACCGCCTCGAAGGGCAGCACGTAGTTCCGGAACAGCGATTCGCCGAGGGCCTCGGTGGCGGTGGCGGCCTGGTTGGCGATGCGCTTGTCGCCGAAGGCGCCGGCCAGGAAGACCGTGAACATGATGAACACGGCGGCCCCGACCACGAAGGCGCCGACCCGGGCCCGCAGGGTGTTGTCGAGCACCCGGCGGCCCACGGGGGCCCTGGTCAGCATGATGCCGAACAGGATCAGGACCACGATCGCGCCCACGTAGATGATGACCTGCACGAAGGCCACGAACGGGGCGGCCAGGAGCAGGTACACGCCGGCCACGCTGGCCAGGGCGACGACCAGGTACAGGGCGGCGTGGACGACGTTGCGGCTGGTCACCACCAGCAGCCCGGCCAGGCCGCCGACCACGGCCAGGATCAGGAACGCGACCTCCTGCCCGTTCACTGCTGGCCCCGCTGGGCCGCGCGGAGCTTGCGGGCGTAGGCGGCCTTGGCCTTGGCCCGGGCCGTCCGCTCGGGCTCGCCGGCCTCGATCAGCCGGTCGTAGGTCTCCTGGTCGACCTCGATCTCCAGGTGCTCGGCGTCGACCTGGGCCACGGCCGCCCCCGGGGCCACGTCCACGGCCGTCCCCGCCGCCGTCGCCTCCCCCTCGGGCGTCCGAGCCTCCGGGTCGCGCGCATCCGCCGCCGGTTCGGCCGCCTCGGGGGCTCCCGCCGCCGACGGCGCCGCGGGAGCGGTCTCCGGCGCGGCCACGGCCGCGGCCGGGGTCTCCACCGATCCCGCCTCTTCCACCTCGCTGGGCGGGGGCGGGGCGGCGGCCTCGGCAGGTGGGGCGGGGGCCGGGGCGGCCCCGGCACCCCCGGCCGCCTGGGCGGCCCGGGCCTCCGCCTTGGCCCGGCGCATGTAGGCCGCCTTGGCCTTGGCCCTGGCCGTGCGGTCGGGTTCCCCGGCGGCCAGCAGGCGGTCATAGGTGGCCTGGTCGATCCCCGGCTCGACCTCGACGTCGGCCGGGCGGGCAGCGGCCGGGGCCGCCTCACCGGCCACTCCGGTGGCGGCGGCCGCTCCGGTGGCGGCAGGCGCCCCGGTGGCCGCGGGTGCCCCGGCGGTTGCCGCGGGGGCTTGACCCGCCCCGGCGGGCGCGGCCGGCGCGGCGGCAGGAGCCGGCTGGGCGGCGGCAGCGGCCTGCTCGGCCGCGGCGGCGGCCTTGGCGGCGACTGCCTCGCGGGCCTTGCGGGCGGTCTCGACCTCCTTGGGCTCGACCGCGCCCTCCTCGAGGGGGTCGGGCGCCGGCACCGAGTAGGCCCAGGTCCGCAGGGTGTCCATCTCGTGGGTGAGCTTCTCGATCTGCGACTCGGCGTACTCGAACTCGGGGCTCCAGTGGAGCGCGTCGAACGGGCACACCTCCACGCAGATGCCGCAGTACATGCAGAGGGCGAAGTCGATCGCGAACCGGTCGAGGATGTTGCGGGTCCGGGCCCGGCCGCCCTCCTTGGGGGCGACCTGCTCCTTGTGGGAGTCGATGTAGATGCACCAGTCCGGGCACTCGCGCGCGCAGAGCATGCACACGGTGCAGTTCTCCTCGATGAGCGCGATCACCCCCCGGCTGCGGGCCGGCAGGTCCGGCTTGACGTGCGGGTACTGCCGGGTCGCGGCCGGCCTGGTCATCGTCTTGAGGGTGACGCCGAGCCCCTTGAGCAGCCCGACTCCCTTGAGCGCCGGCATCAGACCCCCACCCCGTAGACCTTGAGGAACCCGACCACCAGGAGCAGGCCCAGCGACACCGGCACCAGCCGGATCCAGGCGAACGACTGGAGCTGGTCCTCGCGCAGCCGCGGGTAGGTGGAGCGGGCCCAGATGACCACGAACGACAGGGCCAGCACCTTGGCCGCCAGCCACCACGGCCCGTCCAGGAACGGCCCCTTCCAGCCGCCGAGGAACAGGGTGGCCGCGATGGCCGACTGGGACACGATCCCGGCGTACTCGGTGAGCAGGAAGAACGCGAACCGCAGCCCGGTGTACTCGGTGAGGTGGCCGAAGACCAGCTCGGAGTCGGCCACCGGCATGTCGAACGGGGGCCGGGTCAGCTCGGCCAGCGCCGCCGTGCCGTAGACGAAGAACCCGACCACCAGCGGGCCCACGATGTAGCCCCACCAGCCCTGGCGCTCCACGATCACGGCCAGGTCGGCCGACCCGGCCTGCATGGCCACGGCGGCCGCGGCCAGCACCAGCGGCAGCTCGTAGGCGATCAGCTGGGCGGCGGCCCGGATCCCGCCCATCAGCGAGTACTTGTTGGCGCTGGACCAGGCGGCCATCAGCACCCCGATGACGCTGACGCTGGACAGGGCCAGGGTGACGAACAGGCCGACGTCGGAGCGGATCGGGACCAGGTCGGGGCCGTAGGGGATGAAGCCGAAGACCAGGATGGCCGGGATCAGGGCGACCGCGGGGGCCAGGGCGAACACCCACTTGTCGGCCGCCTGCGGGATGATCGACTCCTTCTGGACGAACTTGATCCCGTCGGCCACCAGCTGCAGCACCCCGTGGAAGCGGCCGGCCTCCATCGGCCCCAGCCGGGCCTGCATGTGGGCCATGACCTTGTGCTCCATGTACCCGACGACCAGGGGGAAGGTCAGGAAGATGACCAGGACGGCCAGCACCTTGACCGGCATCAGCACCCAGTAGTTGTCGAGCAGGTCGCGGACGGAGTCGATCACCGGTCGATGTCCCCCACGATGAAGAACATCGAGCCCATCACGGCGATCATGTCGGGCAACAGGGTTCCCTTCAGCAGATAGGGCAGCGAGGAGATGTTGTTGAACGACGGCGTGCGCATCTTGAACCGCCAGGGTGTCTTCTCGCCGTGGGAGACCATGTAGTAGGAGAGCTGGCCCAGCGGCGCCTCGGTGCGCACGTAGGCGTGGCCCTGGGGCGCCCTGACCACCTTGGGCAGCTTGACGCTGACCGGCCCGGGCGGGATCCGCTCGTTGACCTGCTCGATGATCCGCAGCGACTCGCGGATCCGGCCGATCAGGGTGGCGTAGCGGTCGTAGCAGTCGCCGTTGCGGCCGGTGGGCACGTCGAACTCGACCTGGTCGTAGAACAGGTAGGGCTCGGTCTTGCGGGAGTCCTCGGGCACCCCGGCCGCCTGGAGCAGGGCTCCGCTGACCCCGTAGGAGCAGGCCACGTCGGCCGGGAGGACCCCGATGCCCCTGGTCCGGGCGGCGAAGATCTCGTTGCCCAGGACCAGGTCCTCGTACTCCTTGAGGCGCTCGCGCATCCGCGGGACCAGGTCGCGCGACATCTGGACGGCCCCGCGGGGCAGGTCCTGCTTGAGACCCCCGACCCGGCAGTAGGTGAGGTGCAGGCGGCCCCCGGTGACCCACTCCATCAGGGCCTGGATCTCCTCCCGCTCCCGGAAGGCGTAGAACATCGGCGTGATCGCGCCCAGCTCCAGCGGGTAGGAGCCGACGAACATCAGGTGGTTGAGGACCCGGGTCCACTCGGCCATCAGCATCCGGATCCAGGTCGCCCGCTCGGGCACCTCCAGCTCCATCTGCCGCTCCACGACCAGGGCCACGCCCAGCTCGTTGCAGATCGACGACACCCAGTCGTGCCGGTTGACCAGGGCGATGATCTGCCGGTAGTCGCGGTACTCGGCCAGCTTCTCGAACGAGCGGTGCATGTAGCCGATCACCGGCTGGGCGTCCTCGATCATCTCGCCGTCGAGGGTCACCAGCACCCGCAGCACCCCGTGGGTGGCCGGGTGCTGGGGGCCGACGTTCAGGGTCATGTCCTGGGTGTGCAGCTCCCGGTCGGCCTTGTCGCGCACGATGATGCCGACCCCGGTGCCGTCGGCGGCCTGGAAGGCCACCCCACCCTGCTCGAGCTCAGTGGCCACGCTACTCCCCCGGTTCCTTGGCGCCCGGCCAGGGCTTGGCCTCCCTGGTCAGCAGGGCGAACTCCTTGCGCAGCGGGTGGCCCTCGAACTCCTCGGGCAGCAGCAGCTTGGCCAGGTTGGGGTGGCCGTCGAAGCCGACCCCGAACAGCTCGGCCGTCTCCCGCTCGTGCCAGTCGGCCCCGGCCCACAGGTCGCTGACCGTCGGCAGGTGCCCGCCGTCGCGCGGCACCACGGCCCGCACCTGGAGGTGGTGGCGGTGGCTGGTCGAGTAGACGTGGAGGACGACGCCGAGCCCTTCCTCCTCCTCGTCCACGCCGCACAGGAAGTCGAAGAAGTTGCAGGCCAGCTCCGGGTCCCGCCGGGCCCGCTCGGCCACCCGCCGCCAGTCGTCGGGGGCCACGGTGACCGTCAGGGTGCCGTAGGCGACCTCCGGCTCGACGGCGTCCCCCAGCTCCGCGACCAGGTGGTCGCGCAGGGCGTCGGCGTCCACTAGGCGTCAGCCCCCACGACGATCGGCTCCGGCCGCTTGGCGCCGTTGGTGTACCGCTGGCGCAGCGACTCCGACCCGATCCGCTTCTGCAGCTCCATGATCCCGTTGAGCAGCGCCTCGGGCCGGGGCGGGCAGCCGGGCACGTAGACGTCGACCGGGATGATCTGGTCGACCCCCTTGGTGACCGAGTAGGAGTCCCAGTAGGGGCCGCCGCAGTTGGAGCAGGAGCCGAACGAGATCACGTACTTGGGCTCGGGCATCTCCTGGTACAGCCGCTGCAGGGCCGGGGCCATCTTGTCCGTCAGGGTGCCCGACACCACCAGCAGGTCGGCCTGGCGCGGCCCGTGGGCGAACGGGATCACCCCGAGGCGGATGAAGTCGTGGCGGGCCATGGAGGTGGCAATGAACTCGATGGCGCAGCAGGCCAGGCCGAAGTTGAACACCCACAGCGAGTACTTGCGGCCCCAGTTGAAGACGAACTTGATGGGTTGCGGCAGCTCGACCGAGTCGACTAGGCCCACCGGAGGACCCCCTTCTTGAACGCGTACAGGAGGCCGATCGCGAGCACGCCGATGAACACGACCATCTCCC is drawn from Actinomycetota bacterium and contains these coding sequences:
- a CDS encoding NADH-quinone oxidoreductase subunit M is translated as MDWFDDSALTLAVFLPLLGAVAVAVLPRERDGLIRGAALSFSALALLVGVGMLARFDYEAGAAMQFEVSRDWIPAIGAGYHVGVDGIALPLLVLSLLLSLLCVVYSWRILPEPRNPKAFLALLLLLETGMNGTFAALDLVLFFVFWETVLIPMYFLIAVWGGARREYASIKFILYTLIGSVVMLLGFLALWLRSSPEAAGRTFDILALQELGAARFGGTFGTIVFAAVALGFAVKVPVWPLHTWLPDAHTEAPTVGSVLLAGILLKMGTYGFVRIALPILPEAARTWAPAIGVLGAIAIIYGALCCLAQRDVKRLIAFSSVGHMGFVMLGIATLTPTGINAAVFGMVAHGVITGMLFFLAGSMHERYHTRDIVELGGGMATLMPRLAGVFTLACIASLGLPGLAGFWGEILALLAAWNPAPGLSVPLFRSLALVGLVGTLLTAGYFLWLIQRINLGRVPDRWEGGTLGDIAPIEIAAWSPLIVLTVALGFAPGLVLWLADPSVTGWFTELFA
- the nuoL gene encoding NADH-quinone oxidoreductase subunit L, with the translated sequence MEKLAWLVPALPLVAWAVLLLLGKRLPGGGAAIGILAVAIGWVISLAILFGVIGGADAYHVSYEWAPIGAGFDLPIGMTVDGLAAVMMVVVTTVSLFVQIYSISYMRGDERYTLFFANLSLFTAGMLIVVLADNLLLMLFGWEIMGVCSYFLIGHYWEDVANARAAVKAFLTTRVGDLGFMAGIFVFAWAARSFEIERIIEGVETGEISSATVTLGAALLFCGAIGKSGQFPLHTWLPDAMAGPTPVSALIHAATMVAAGVFLVARMYPVFEASGSVLNEIGILASITMLIAALLALVQDDIKRVLAYSTVSQLAYMMAALSVGGYSAGIFHLFTHAFFKALLFLAAGAIIHAVHSNNMSEMGGLARAMPVTFATFLVGALALTGIAPLAGFWSKDEILTDAWNAGFAGAGEAATSQGVAQIVFVTGMVTAFITALYVGRMLWLTFGAAYRGQGRPHEADAAMLFPLVVLAVGAALAGFVGLGDNSIATWIQTEALPAHGPATLNLGLIVTTTVVGLAGLALGTLLYRRGLPEHEYLERVPVVWKTLQRKYFLDDLYEQGVVRAVAGALAPATYWFDQRVVDGVVNGAGLGTRRLARGLRYVQSGQAQWYAAALFLGVIGLAVVVTQVIGG
- the nuoK gene encoding NADH-quinone oxidoreductase subunit NuoK, whose protein sequence is MPLMYPLVFAAFLFSAGVYGVLARRNAVMVLMSIELMLNAVNVNLVAFNAYLRDQLVSGQVFALFVIAVAAAEVGIGLAIVLLIFRNRETVNIDEVDLLRW
- a CDS encoding NADH-quinone oxidoreductase subunit J, encoding MNGQEVAFLILAVVGGLAGLLVVTSRNVVHAALYLVVALASVAGVYLLLAAPFVAFVQVIIYVGAIVVLILFGIMLTRAPVGRRVLDNTLRARVGAFVVGAAVFIMFTVFLAGAFGDKRIANQAATATEALGESLFRNYVLPFEAVSVLLLAALVGAIVLARRD
- a CDS encoding complex I subunit 1 family protein; the protein is MPVKVLAVLVIFLTFPLVVGYMEHKVMAHMQARLGPMEAGRFHGVLQLVADGIKFVQKESIIPQAADKWVFALAPAVALIPAILVFGFIPYGPDLVPIRSDVGLFVTLALSSVSVIGVLMAAWSSANKYSLMGGIRAAAQLIAYELPLVLAAAAVAMQAGSADLAVIVERQGWWGYIVGPLVVGFFVYGTAALAELTRPPFDMPVADSELVFGHLTEYTGLRFAFFLLTEYAGIVSQSAIAATLFLGGWKGPFLDGPWWLAAKVLALSFVVIWARSTYPRLREDQLQSFAWIRLVPVSLGLLLVVGFLKVYGVGV
- a CDS encoding NADH-quinone oxidoreductase subunit D is translated as MATELEQGGVAFQAADGTGVGIIVRDKADRELHTQDMTLNVGPQHPATHGVLRVLVTLDGEMIEDAQPVIGYMHRSFEKLAEYRDYRQIIALVNRHDWVSSICNELGVALVVERQMELEVPERATWIRMLMAEWTRVLNHLMFVGSYPLELGAITPMFYAFREREEIQALMEWVTGGRLHLTYCRVGGLKQDLPRGAVQMSRDLVPRMRERLKEYEDLVLGNEIFAARTRGIGVLPADVACSYGVSGALLQAAGVPEDSRKTEPYLFYDQVEFDVPTGRNGDCYDRYATLIGRIRESLRIIEQVNERIPPGPVSVKLPKVVRAPQGHAYVRTEAPLGQLSYYMVSHGEKTPWRFKMRTPSFNNISSLPYLLKGTLLPDMIAVMGSMFFIVGDIDR
- a CDS encoding NADH-quinone oxidoreductase subunit C, giving the protein MDADALRDHLVAELGDAVEPEVAYGTLTVTVAPDDWRRVAERARRDPELACNFFDFLCGVDEEEEGLGVVLHVYSTSHRHHLQVRAVVPRDGGHLPTVSDLWAGADWHERETAELFGVGFDGHPNLAKLLLPEEFEGHPLRKEFALLTREAKPWPGAKEPGE
- a CDS encoding NADH-quinone oxidoreductase subunit B family protein, with product MGLVDSVELPQPIKFVFNWGRKYSLWVFNFGLACCAIEFIATSMARHDFIRLGVIPFAHGPRQADLLVVSGTLTDKMAPALQRLYQEMPEPKYVISFGSCSNCGGPYWDSYSVTKGVDQIIPVDVYVPGCPPRPEALLNGIMELQKRIGSESLRQRYTNGAKRPEPIVVGADA